The following proteins come from a genomic window of Flavobacterium crocinum:
- a CDS encoding bifunctional helix-turn-helix domain-containing protein/methylated-DNA--[protein]-cysteine S-methyltransferase, translating to MNTQETINYNRIAEAIDYIKANFKEQPNLDEVAEKVHLSPFHFQRLFSDWAGTSPKKFLQYTSLEHAKKLLKENQATISETAYETGLSGTSRLHDLFVNIEGMTPAEYKNGGKNLAINYSFAESPFGNIIVASTQKGICFMAFAEDEANGFSALKDKFPNAEFSRKLDLVQQNALFIFQNDWSKLAEIKLHLKGTDFQLKVWETLLKIPMGQLSTYGTIAQQIEKPNASRAVGTAIGSNPVAFLIPCHRVIQSSGVFGGYMWGNTRKTAIIGWEGAQVNL from the coding sequence ATGAACACACAGGAAACCATTAATTATAATCGCATTGCTGAAGCCATCGATTATATCAAAGCGAACTTTAAAGAACAGCCTAATCTTGATGAAGTGGCTGAAAAAGTGCATTTGAGTCCGTTTCACTTTCAGAGACTTTTTAGCGATTGGGCAGGAACAAGTCCGAAGAAGTTTTTGCAATATACAAGTCTGGAACACGCTAAAAAATTACTCAAAGAAAATCAGGCTACAATCTCTGAAACAGCCTACGAAACCGGACTTTCAGGAACCAGCCGACTTCACGATTTATTCGTCAATATAGAAGGAATGACGCCAGCTGAATATAAAAACGGCGGAAAAAACCTAGCTATAAATTACAGTTTTGCCGAAAGTCCGTTTGGGAATATTATTGTGGCTTCTACACAAAAAGGCATTTGTTTTATGGCTTTCGCCGAAGATGAAGCGAATGGATTTTCAGCTTTAAAAGATAAATTCCCGAATGCTGAATTCTCTAGAAAATTAGATTTAGTACAGCAAAACGCCCTTTTTATTTTTCAAAATGACTGGAGTAAATTAGCTGAAATTAAACTCCATTTAAAAGGAACCGATTTCCAACTGAAAGTCTGGGAAACTTTGCTAAAAATTCCAATGGGACAGCTTTCGACTTACGGAACAATTGCCCAACAAATTGAAAAACCAAATGCATCCAGAGCCGTGGGAACAGCGATTGGTAGTAATCCCGTTGCTTTTCTAATTCCGTGTCACCGCGTAATTCAATCTTCTGGAGTTTTCGGTGGTTATATGTGGGGAAATACACGTAAAACAGCCATAATTGGTTGGGAAGGCGCTCAGGTAAATCTTTAA
- a CDS encoding group III truncated hemoglobin has protein sequence MKKQIENREDISFLVNQFYSKIRADKEIGFYFNEMITDWDLHLEKLTDFWETNLFAVRKYKGNPHAVHNEVDAHFDEKITANEFGIWLNHWAQTLDEHFEGENVETLKRRARKMSTFLYMSMFQHRQKESEV, from the coding sequence TTGAAAAAGCAAATAGAAAACAGAGAAGATATTTCATTCTTAGTAAATCAGTTCTATTCTAAAATAAGAGCCGATAAGGAAATCGGCTTTTATTTTAATGAAATGATTACCGATTGGGATTTGCATCTGGAAAAACTAACCGATTTTTGGGAAACCAATTTATTTGCCGTTCGCAAATACAAAGGAAATCCTCATGCGGTTCACAATGAAGTCGACGCACATTTTGACGAAAAAATAACAGCAAACGAATTCGGAATCTGGCTCAATCATTGGGCGCAGACTTTAGACGAACATTTTGAAGGCGAAAATGTAGAAACCTTAAAACGTCGTGCCAGAAAAATGAGCACTTTTTTGTATATGAGCATGTTTCAGCACAGACAAAAAGAAAGTGAAGTTTAA
- a CDS encoding GNAT family N-acetyltransferase, with amino-acid sequence MILKKATISDLNEMQELYVDTIKSVCKNDYNPQQIEAWIYGVNNKERWIEVIEKQYVLLAIIENKIAGYGTLKDGNYIDFFYVHKDFQRQGIADKLLIELEMEAKNQHSKTITSDISITARPFFEKRGFIVKAEQKNERLGVELINYKMEKGL; translated from the coding sequence ATGATTCTCAAAAAAGCCACAATTTCAGATTTAAACGAGATGCAGGAATTGTATGTAGATACCATCAAATCGGTTTGCAAAAACGATTACAATCCACAACAGATTGAAGCCTGGATTTATGGTGTAAACAACAAGGAAAGATGGATTGAAGTAATTGAAAAACAATACGTTTTACTAGCAATAATTGAAAACAAAATTGCCGGTTACGGAACTTTAAAAGACGGAAATTATATTGATTTCTTTTATGTTCATAAAGATTTTCAGCGACAAGGAATTGCAGATAAACTTTTGATCGAATTAGAAATGGAAGCCAAAAATCAGCATTCAAAAACCATAACTTCGGATATCAGCATTACTGCAAGGCCATTTTTTGAAAAGAGAGGATTTATTGTTAAGGCAGAACAAAAAAATGAACGTTTAGGCGTAGAATTGATTAATTATAAAATGGAAAAAGGATTATAA
- a CDS encoding geranylgeranylglyceryl/heptaprenylglyceryl phosphate synthase, with protein sequence MQEEITTIRQQILEAKNNGQKLLAVLLDPDKIVLESLEHLIEKINQSPATHIFVGGSIVQTNILEELISVLRQKTNLPVILFPGDPSQISPQADAILFLSLLSGRNPDYLIEYQVQAAPILKKTNLEVISTGYILIESGNETAVARVSKTKPLSRDNLDLVLATAQAGEMLGNQLIYLEAGSGAKQPVPLEMIELISQNIAIPVIVGGGIIDLQGIQKAYNAGADLVVIGTAFENNSHFFDL encoded by the coding sequence ATGCAGGAAGAAATAACAACAATTCGCCAACAAATTTTAGAAGCAAAAAATAACGGGCAAAAGCTACTCGCAGTACTTTTGGACCCCGATAAAATTGTGCTTGAAAGTTTGGAGCATTTAATTGAAAAAATCAATCAGTCACCTGCTACCCATATTTTTGTTGGCGGAAGTATTGTTCAAACCAATATTTTAGAAGAATTGATTTCTGTATTAAGGCAAAAAACAAATTTACCGGTGATTTTGTTTCCCGGTGATCCTTCGCAGATTTCGCCACAGGCCGATGCTATTTTGTTTCTATCATTATTATCGGGACGAAATCCGGATTATTTAATAGAATATCAGGTTCAGGCTGCTCCAATATTAAAAAAGACGAATCTTGAAGTTATTTCGACAGGATATATTTTGATTGAAAGCGGAAATGAAACTGCTGTTGCGCGTGTAAGTAAAACAAAACCTTTAAGTCGCGATAATCTAGATTTGGTTCTCGCTACTGCGCAGGCAGGAGAAATGTTAGGAAATCAGTTGATTTATCTGGAAGCCGGAAGTGGTGCGAAACAGCCAGTTCCATTAGAAATGATTGAACTCATTTCGCAAAATATTGCAATTCCTGTTATTGTTGGTGGTGGAATTATAGATTTACAGGGAATTCAAAAAGCATATAATGCCGGTGCAGATTTGGTTGTGATTGGTACAGCTTTTGAAAATAACAGTCATTTTTTTGATTTATAA
- a CDS encoding 4'-phosphopantetheinyl transferase family protein: MPLFQTIQFNETTKILIWEITESFDELYSQVTLKEKTQRRLDGMKSQMHQRAFLSVRMLIQEMGFTDKDLHYDEFGKPYFDCHNHISITHSYHFAAIIISHKKVGIDMELQREKIQKIADKFTDYECDYLEPKFTEEYIKKLTVIWGAKEAIFKIRNEKGISFKDHIRVTDFSLDKTQTQASLHFDDLIKDFDVHYQEIKSDNFEGTFTLVYAFEK; the protein is encoded by the coding sequence ATGCCTTTATTTCAGACCATACAATTTAACGAAACGACTAAAATCTTAATTTGGGAAATTACAGAATCTTTTGATGAACTGTATAGTCAGGTTACATTAAAAGAAAAGACACAGCGCAGACTGGACGGAATGAAATCGCAGATGCATCAGCGTGCTTTTTTGAGTGTAAGAATGCTGATTCAGGAAATGGGTTTTACTGATAAGGATTTACATTATGATGAGTTTGGGAAACCTTATTTTGATTGTCATAATCATATATCAATTACGCATTCTTATCATTTTGCAGCTATTATTATAAGCCACAAAAAGGTTGGAATTGATATGGAATTACAGCGCGAAAAGATTCAGAAAATTGCGGATAAATTTACGGATTATGAATGTGATTATTTAGAACCGAAATTTACAGAAGAATACATAAAAAAACTTACCGTTATCTGGGGTGCCAAAGAGGCAATCTTTAAAATCAGAAATGAAAAAGGGATTAGTTTTAAAGATCATATAAGGGTCACAGATTTTTCTTTAGATAAAACCCAAACGCAGGCAAGTCTTCATTTTGATGATTTGATTAAAGATTTTGATGTGCATTATCAGGAAATCAAATCGGATAATTTTGAGGGAACTTTTACTTTAGTTTATGCTTTTGAGAAATAA
- the ahcY gene encoding adenosylhomocysteinase translates to MSTTTTPYVAYKVKDISLAAWGRKEIELAEAEMPGLMALRAEYKDEQPLKGARIAGCLHMTIQTAVLIETLIALGAEVTWSSCNIFSTQDQAAAAIAAAGISVYAWKGLDEESFDWCIEQTLFFGEDRKPLNMILDDGGDLTNMVIDRYPELVPGIKGLSEETTTGVHRLYERVKAGTLPMPAININDSVTKSKFDNKYGCKESAVDAVRRATDLMLAGKRVVVCGYGDVGKGTAASFRGAGSIVTVTEIDPICALQAAMDGYEVKKLNTVIANADIIITTTGNKDIVLGEHFEQMKDKTVVCNIGHFDNEIDMAWLNKNHGASKIEIKPQVDKYNINGKDIIILAEGRLVNLGCATGHPSFVMSNSFTNQTLAQIELWNNSAAYKNEVYMLPKHLDEKVAALHLAKLGVELEVLREDQAAYIGVEVQGPFKPEYYRY, encoded by the coding sequence ATGAGTACAACGACTACGCCTTATGTGGCTTACAAAGTAAAAGACATTTCTCTCGCTGCTTGGGGAAGAAAAGAAATTGAACTAGCTGAAGCTGAAATGCCAGGTTTAATGGCGCTTCGTGCTGAGTACAAAGACGAACAACCTTTAAAAGGTGCTCGTATTGCCGGATGTTTACACATGACTATTCAAACTGCAGTTTTAATCGAGACTTTAATTGCTCTTGGTGCAGAGGTTACTTGGTCTTCTTGTAACATTTTCTCGACTCAGGATCAGGCTGCTGCTGCTATTGCTGCTGCCGGAATTTCAGTTTACGCTTGGAAAGGTCTTGACGAAGAATCATTTGACTGGTGTATTGAGCAAACTTTATTCTTTGGTGAAGACAGAAAACCATTGAACATGATTTTAGATGACGGTGGAGATTTAACTAACATGGTTATCGATCGTTACCCGGAATTAGTTCCTGGAATTAAAGGTCTTTCTGAAGAAACTACAACTGGTGTTCACAGACTTTACGAAAGAGTAAAAGCTGGAACTTTACCAATGCCTGCAATCAACATTAACGACTCTGTTACTAAATCTAAATTTGACAACAAATACGGATGTAAAGAATCTGCTGTAGATGCTGTACGTCGTGCAACTGACTTAATGTTAGCTGGAAAAAGAGTGGTAGTTTGTGGATACGGTGACGTTGGAAAAGGAACTGCAGCTTCTTTCAGAGGTGCTGGTTCTATCGTAACAGTTACTGAAATCGATCCAATTTGTGCTTTACAAGCTGCAATGGACGGTTATGAAGTTAAAAAATTAAACACTGTAATTGCTAATGCTGATATCATCATTACCACTACAGGAAACAAAGATATCGTTCTTGGAGAGCACTTCGAACAAATGAAAGACAAAACTGTTGTTTGTAACATTGGTCACTTCGATAACGAAATTGATATGGCTTGGTTAAACAAAAACCATGGTGCATCTAAAATCGAAATCAAACCACAAGTTGACAAATACAACATCAACGGTAAAGATATTATCATCTTAGCTGAAGGTCGTTTAGTAAACCTTGGTTGTGCTACAGGTCACCCAAGTTTTGTAATGAGTAACTCATTTACAAACCAGACTTTAGCTCAAATCGAATTATGGAACAACAGCGCAGCTTACAAAAATGAAGTTTACATGTTACCAAAACATTTAGATGAAAAAGTTGCTGCTTTACACTTAGCAAAATTAGGCGTTGAACTTGAAGTTTTAAGAGAAGATCAGGCTGCTTATATTGGTGTTGAAGTTCAAGGTCCATTCAAACCGGAATACTACAGATACTAA
- a CDS encoding Ada metal-binding domain-containing protein → MIQHSKISDSELRNKIKNAEICFGGNQKLKIYGTLKCSSGKRMKRENRVFFYSEIEARQNGFRPCGHCMKPEYLKWKNGLI, encoded by the coding sequence ATGATTCAACATTCTAAAATTTCAGATTCAGAACTTCGAAATAAAATTAAAAATGCGGAAATTTGTTTCGGTGGCAACCAAAAACTAAAAATCTACGGGACATTAAAATGTTCTTCAGGGAAAAGAATGAAACGGGAAAACCGTGTTTTCTTTTATTCAGAGATTGAAGCCAGACAAAATGGTTTCAGACCTTGCGGACATTGCATGAAACCCGAATATCTAAAATGGAAAAATGGACTTATTTAA
- a CDS encoding DMT family transporter yields MKNFLFLLTAIIFEIIATTALKKSQEFTKLLPSIITIIGYCGAFYCLSFAIRTIPVGFAYAIWSGVGIVLITAIGAVFFKEIPDLPAIIGLCLIIIGVVVINVFSKTTAH; encoded by the coding sequence ATGAAGAATTTTTTATTTTTACTTACTGCCATTATCTTCGAAATCATTGCTACAACAGCATTAAAAAAGTCCCAGGAATTTACAAAACTCCTTCCAAGCATCATTACCATTATTGGTTATTGCGGTGCTTTTTACTGTTTAAGTTTTGCTATAAGAACTATTCCTGTCGGGTTTGCTTATGCAATTTGGTCCGGAGTCGGGATTGTTTTAATAACTGCAATTGGTGCTGTTTTCTTTAAAGAAATACCAGATTTACCTGCTATAATTGGATTGTGTTTGATTATAATTGGAGTTGTTGTAATTAATGTTTTTTCTAAAACTACAGCGCATTAA
- a CDS encoding 2OG-Fe(II) oxygenase, with the protein MQNIQQKIASQNWESITESMHENGFAIIPNVLNNEQCEDLKSDYDNPNLYRKTVVMERYRFGLGEYKYFNYPLPDLIQNIRTSIYAKLAPIANAWMKALNINTSFPNKHEELLKQCHDNNQLKATVLILKYGKSGFNTLHQDLYGDVYFPIQIVLFLSEPDEDFTGGEFVLTQQTPRAQSKAIVLKPKKGDILVFTTNFRPVKGTKGYYRVNMKHGVSEVHSGERFTLGIIFHNALN; encoded by the coding sequence ATGCAAAATATACAACAAAAAATTGCTTCCCAAAACTGGGAAAGCATTACCGAATCTATGCACGAAAATGGATTCGCAATAATTCCAAACGTATTGAATAACGAACAATGTGAAGATTTAAAATCCGATTATGATAATCCAAATCTTTATCGAAAAACGGTTGTAATGGAACGTTATAGATTTGGTTTGGGCGAATACAAATATTTCAATTATCCTTTGCCGGATTTAATTCAGAACATTCGAACTTCGATTTATGCCAAATTGGCTCCAATTGCAAATGCCTGGATGAAAGCTTTAAATATCAATACTTCTTTTCCGAATAAACATGAAGAACTATTAAAACAATGCCACGATAATAATCAACTGAAAGCAACGGTTTTGATTTTAAAATATGGCAAAAGCGGTTTCAATACTTTGCATCAGGATTTGTATGGAGATGTTTATTTTCCAATTCAAATCGTACTTTTCCTTTCAGAACCAGATGAAGATTTTACGGGTGGCGAATTTGTTTTGACACAGCAAACTCCAAGAGCGCAATCTAAAGCTATTGTTTTGAAACCTAAAAAAGGAGATATTTTAGTTTTTACAACCAATTTCAGACCAGTAAAAGGAACAAAAGGATATTATCGCGTGAATATGAAACACGGCGTAAGCGAAGTGCATTCAGGCGAACGTTTTACACTGGGAATTATTTTTCATAATGCGTTAAATTAA
- a CDS encoding Crp/Fnr family transcriptional regulator, with translation MIAVELLEKYGVVKKSFQKNDIVFEEGTLPTHYYQIISGEIKMCNYNDDGREFIQGIFYKEQSFGEPPLFLNQKYPANSIAVEDSQILLVPKSSFIKLLEENPIISIKIIENLAQRLYYKSVMAAEISTHEPEHRVLKLIDHGIAYFNFQKEADGYLINFTRQQIGDLTGLRVETVIRAIKALEKKGELKIINRKVYR, from the coding sequence ATGATCGCAGTTGAATTATTGGAGAAATACGGTGTAGTAAAAAAATCTTTCCAGAAAAATGATATTGTTTTTGAAGAAGGAACCCTGCCAACACACTATTACCAGATTATTTCAGGCGAAATTAAAATGTGCAATTACAATGATGACGGACGAGAATTCATACAGGGAATCTTTTACAAAGAACAATCTTTTGGAGAACCGCCTTTGTTCTTAAACCAAAAATATCCTGCCAATTCAATTGCCGTTGAAGACAGTCAGATTCTTTTAGTTCCAAAATCAAGTTTTATAAAATTGCTGGAAGAAAATCCGATAATCAGCATCAAAATAATCGAAAATCTTGCACAAAGATTGTATTACAAATCGGTTATGGCGGCCGAAATTTCTACACACGAACCGGAACACCGTGTTTTAAAATTAATAGATCACGGAATTGCTTATTTCAATTTCCAAAAAGAAGCCGATGGTTATTTAATCAATTTTACCCGACAGCAGATTGGAGATTTGACCGGTTTACGGGTAGAAACAGTTATCAGAGCCATTAAAGCTTTGGAAAAAAAGGGTGAATTAAAGATAATTAATCGAAAAGTATACAGATAA
- a CDS encoding Fic family protein produces MKPPYDITPVILKLISSISEKIGAINAVYLYKHSPQLRKQNRIKTIHSSLQIEGNTLTEEQITALIENKRVIGPQKDILEVINAIRVYENLEKYKSTSSKSFLNAHQSLMKDLVSDAGKYRRQGVGIVKGTKVAHIAPPYENVPFLMNDLFEYLKNKDELTLIKSCVFHYEMEFIHPFLDGNGRMGRLWQTIILMEEYPVFEFLPFETLISKTQERYYKSLAMSDNAGKSTHFIEYMLDVINKSLESLLNYENRTIKDIDRLEYFCSLKIKEFTRKDYMHIFKDISAATASRDLKKGLALNLFNITGKQSTAKYTLIEY; encoded by the coding sequence ATGAAACCTCCTTATGACATTACTCCCGTCATTTTAAAACTGATAAGTTCTATCTCCGAAAAGATTGGGGCAATAAATGCTGTATATCTGTACAAACATTCTCCTCAACTTAGAAAACAAAATAGAATCAAAACAATTCATTCTTCTCTACAAATTGAAGGAAACACTTTAACAGAAGAACAGATAACCGCTCTGATAGAAAACAAACGAGTAATTGGCCCACAAAAAGATATATTAGAAGTCATAAATGCAATTCGAGTTTATGAAAATTTAGAAAAATATAAATCCACCTCATCGAAAAGTTTTTTAAATGCTCATCAGTCTTTAATGAAAGATCTTGTTTCGGATGCTGGAAAATATCGCAGACAGGGAGTTGGAATTGTAAAAGGTACAAAAGTGGCACACATCGCTCCTCCTTATGAGAATGTTCCATTTTTAATGAATGACTTATTTGAATATTTAAAAAACAAAGATGAGCTGACTTTAATCAAAAGTTGTGTATTCCATTACGAAATGGAATTTATACATCCTTTTCTGGACGGAAACGGCAGAATGGGAAGATTGTGGCAAACTATAATATTAATGGAAGAATATCCTGTTTTTGAATTTTTACCTTTTGAAACATTAATAAGCAAAACACAAGAACGTTATTACAAATCACTTGCTATGAGTGACAACGCAGGCAAATCAACTCACTTTATTGAATACATGCTCGATGTCATCAATAAATCTCTAGAGAGCCTACTTAATTATGAAAACAGAACAATAAAAGACATTGATCGTTTAGAGTATTTTTGTTCTCTAAAAATTAAAGAATTTACAAGAAAAGATTATATGCATATTTTCAAAGATATTTCTGCAGCTACAGCTAGCAGAGATTTAAAAAAAGGTTTAGCATTGAATCTTTTTAACATTACTGGAAAGCAAAGTACTGCCAAATACACTTTAATTGAATATTAA
- the pnuC gene encoding nicotinamide riboside transporter PnuC, with product MIDFFLDSYKNATLWHIALEFLVFVFGILSVWFAKKENIWVYPTGLIATVISVYLLYIAGYIGDMIINAYFSIMSIYGWYVWAKGGTVEDNLPITRTTFNEKIIGILLFIVTVFVVFGIYKYFDYEIHPDNYVDMISSGIFFAGMWYMARKKIENWTLWIIGDIIVVPLYAYRGLGMLSLQYIIFTILAISAYLEWRKILDSKKQLS from the coding sequence ATGATCGATTTTTTTCTGGATAGTTATAAAAATGCTACTTTATGGCATATTGCTTTGGAGTTTTTAGTATTTGTTTTTGGAATTTTAAGCGTTTGGTTTGCTAAAAAAGAAAATATCTGGGTTTACCCAACAGGTTTAATAGCTACGGTCATCTCGGTTTATCTGCTTTACATAGCAGGGTACATTGGAGATATGATTATCAATGCTTATTTTTCGATTATGAGTATCTACGGATGGTATGTTTGGGCAAAAGGAGGAACCGTTGAAGACAACCTTCCAATTACTCGTACAACTTTTAATGAAAAAATAATTGGAATCTTACTGTTTATTGTAACCGTTTTTGTAGTTTTCGGGATTTATAAATATTTTGACTACGAAATCCATCCGGACAATTATGTTGATATGATTTCGTCGGGAATATTTTTCGCAGGAATGTGGTATATGGCCAGAAAGAAAATAGAAAACTGGACACTTTGGATTATTGGTGATATTATTGTTGTACCGCTCTATGCCTATCGTGGTTTAGGGATGCTGTCACTTCAGTATATAATTTTTACAATTTTGGCTATTTCAGCTTATTTAGAATGGAGAAAGATCTTAGACAGCAAAAAACAGCTATCATAA
- a CDS encoding alpha-ketoglutarate-dependent dioxygenase AlkB family protein, with product MDLFNPQPDENTNLLPQDGTVNYYGKLFSREEADYYRDILLNTIEWKNDEAIIFGKLILTKRKVAWYGEKEFEYTYSNTTKKALPWTPELLKLKTIIEEKTGETFNSCLLNLYHSGEEGMAWHSDGEKDLKKNGAIGSLSFGAERKFAFKHKESMVKISLILEHGSLLVMKDETQTYWLHRLPPTKTTHKPRVNLTFRTIVE from the coding sequence ATGGACTTATTTAATCCTCAACCAGACGAAAATACCAACTTACTTCCTCAGGATGGAACTGTAAATTATTACGGAAAATTATTTTCGAGAGAAGAAGCCGATTACTATCGAGATATTTTACTGAATACTATCGAATGGAAAAACGACGAAGCCATCATCTTTGGAAAACTAATCTTAACTAAAAGAAAAGTAGCGTGGTATGGCGAGAAGGAATTTGAATACACCTATTCCAATACGACGAAAAAAGCGCTTCCGTGGACACCTGAATTGTTAAAACTAAAAACGATTATTGAAGAAAAAACAGGAGAAACATTCAATTCTTGTCTTCTAAATTTATATCATTCCGGCGAAGAAGGAATGGCATGGCACAGTGATGGCGAAAAAGATTTAAAGAAAAATGGCGCAATTGGTTCTTTAAGTTTTGGTGCTGAGCGCAAGTTCGCTTTCAAACATAAAGAATCTATGGTAAAGATTTCTCTAATTTTAGAACACGGCAGTTTATTAGTTATGAAAGATGAAACACAGACTTACTGGCTTCATCGTTTACCACCAACAAAGACAACTCACAAACCACGAGTAAATTTGACTTTTAGAACTATTGTGGAATAG